The Prosthecochloris marina genome window below encodes:
- a CDS encoding lipopolysaccharide biosynthesis protein: MDLNSSIQQKMAGNALSGMIATGIYLVSRLILTPFILNYLTLAEFGLWSLCFIILSYASMGGFGINSTYIRYTARYLAEGRQSEIGRLLSTGIACMLVFSLLFILLLYLFMPLIHDIFQIDKAQQPIATSIFLGTAAVFSLELTLGGFRFIINGLHEIAKEKTITTFAGLAEVAAIIAFLLLGTGIMGLLYAYTLRVILETWSCWQVTRRLLPGIRLSPRLINHEHFRLFFVFGGKVQALGAAGIFLTALDRIFVTAISGLAAVGMFEIGRKLPFTAKKISESAFGPFLPTAAHLDASWEKESHDSPAKRSRNYLHITFFIFTAGAVPTLFLPSVNRMLPIPAESLAPLLVIVSIILFIPLRKKHRHGERLSKGELRMLYLNGLRYTNLVSITTFAFLIAAATPLINAWVGPGYNEAILLMIFISLAYTMQLSTGPGNLIFRGIDRNGREFEYLLTQLVLVLLWLPSATASYGLAGAAAALAASSSASAIFFFWRSNYTFQISLKELTGHTIIPALVPLIPAAGIYIATLAVPSGSRIETILIALGYAILYIAVTLTILWYTVLNADEKQRAADLLPVFSASKRKP; encoded by the coding sequence ATGGATCTGAATAGTTCCATACAGCAAAAAATGGCAGGCAACGCGCTATCGGGCATGATAGCAACTGGAATCTATCTTGTCAGCAGACTGATTTTGACCCCTTTTATTCTGAACTATCTCACCCTTGCTGAATTCGGCCTATGGTCGCTCTGCTTCATTATTCTCTCCTACGCCTCGATGGGAGGGTTCGGAATCAACAGCACGTATATCCGCTATACAGCTCGCTATCTCGCCGAAGGCCGTCAAAGCGAGATCGGCAGGCTCCTTTCAACCGGTATCGCCTGTATGCTTGTATTCAGCCTGCTTTTCATTCTGCTGCTGTATCTGTTCATGCCGCTGATTCACGATATCTTTCAGATAGACAAGGCACAGCAACCGATAGCGACGTCCATCTTTCTCGGAACGGCTGCGGTTTTCAGCCTTGAGCTGACACTTGGCGGGTTCCGCTTCATCATCAATGGACTGCATGAAATCGCAAAAGAGAAAACCATCACCACGTTTGCCGGTCTTGCTGAAGTTGCCGCAATCATCGCATTTCTTCTTCTCGGAACCGGCATTATGGGACTGCTCTATGCCTACACGCTACGAGTTATTCTTGAAACCTGGAGCTGTTGGCAGGTCACCCGCCGCCTTCTTCCCGGTATCCGTCTATCTCCCCGTCTCATAAACCATGAGCATTTCCGGCTTTTTTTCGTGTTCGGCGGAAAAGTACAGGCACTTGGCGCTGCGGGTATTTTTTTGACCGCTCTCGACAGGATTTTTGTCACCGCCATATCTGGCCTTGCAGCAGTCGGGATGTTTGAAATCGGACGAAAGCTTCCGTTTACCGCAAAAAAAATATCCGAATCGGCTTTCGGCCCCTTTTTGCCGACAGCAGCTCATCTCGATGCATCATGGGAAAAAGAGTCTCACGATTCACCGGCAAAACGGTCCCGCAACTATCTGCACATCACCTTTTTCATATTTACCGCAGGAGCCGTACCAACCCTTTTCCTGCCTTCGGTGAATCGGATGCTCCCGATTCCTGCTGAATCGTTAGCACCGCTCCTTGTCATTGTATCGATCATCCTTTTCATACCGCTCAGAAAAAAACACCGACATGGCGAACGGCTCAGCAAAGGTGAACTGAGAATGCTCTACCTCAACGGACTCCGCTATACAAACCTTGTAAGCATAACCACTTTCGCTTTCCTGATCGCCGCTGCAACCCCGCTGATCAACGCATGGGTAGGCCCCGGCTACAATGAGGCCATACTCCTCATGATTTTCATCTCCCTGGCTTATACCATGCAGCTCTCCACCGGGCCGGGCAACCTTATATTCCGCGGTATCGACCGAAACGGCAGAGAGTTCGAATACCTGCTGACACAACTGGTGCTTGTTCTGCTGTGGCTCCCTTCAGCCACAGCATCCTACGGTCTTGCTGGAGCTGCAGCCGCCCTGGCTGCATCATCGTCCGCCAGCGCCATATTTTTTTTCTGGCGAAGCAATTACACATTCCAGATTTCCCTGAAAGAGCTTACGGGACACACTATCATTCCGGCGCTTGTTCCTCTCATTCCCGCCGCCGGCATTTACATTGCAACCTTGGCGGTACCTTCCGGCAGCAGAATAGAAACCATTCTGATCGCTCTGGGTTATGCAATACTTTACATTGCCGTCACCTTGACAATCCTCTGGTATACCGTACTGAATGCGGATGAAAAACAAAGAGCCGCCGATCTTTTACCGGTTTTTTCCGCAAGTAAAAGAAAACCATAA
- a CDS encoding GumC family protein — MADFQTTTNPLPHGKPSKAFDTIGFLKRYGLFVLIIGSFLFTLSVPVVLLISKPNYEAKALIRIDPVIPSLITKSEDPSIINYYQDYARTQAKRMMQFEVLKRTVEKLTPEEKAAVLPPALPADKCAHILGLIIKVTPMSGTHLIQVSVSSPKRKGLATLLNTFMEVFLEKVRTNTEMQDNERLTFLRNKQQGLTAEITNIEEQLSQLTGDIYTASFSEDYNLASKKTEELQKLYVRTFEERVIAENNFNTTLKANELLESLSLDPMVEELVIKDQSLDFTSSWTYQQLQQMRSSTDGLTKNNPDRIYVEQRMEGMQSYEKKLEDEIRDNARTILYGKRDYDLQKDLILAENRFEKASNAETEVLEKLKQNQEEGVRISVGMHLGQALDSRLEHKRALLNRIDTRIHELEVEGKAPLRISIESQAREPDSAADSNVKKLMLIFFVLSFGSTGGLFLAYDFFDNRIRRPEEIQHGLGHPPAAVIPDAGKALLSQEIESNPVTAGALRSLAVRLKHEQEKHGAGIILFTGIEKGVGSSSIAFNTTRALGTLVPKVLFIDADTSNRSTELVPEIPADAPGLLDILSSSIPWKTTIRTRMENNMDIMPTGNATGGSIPQQKLANVLKEIRKEYDIICIDSAPLMESDLTENLVTHTDITTLIALGDSTLFRDLRTAAELLVYLNAPVIAPVLNWGGYKRSFSIDKLLEKRPEFLNRVNTEKLETLLRELPSTTELLQKTKERARKLLQKAQEMAKTLLQKIQAKIKWGRKK, encoded by the coding sequence ATGGCGGACTTTCAGACAACGACAAATCCACTGCCTCACGGCAAACCATCGAAAGCCTTCGATACAATAGGGTTTTTGAAAAGATACGGTTTGTTTGTTCTGATCATCGGTTCGTTTCTCTTCACCCTCTCTGTCCCGGTCGTCCTGTTGATCAGCAAGCCCAATTATGAAGCGAAAGCACTCATACGCATCGATCCCGTGATTCCGTCACTCATAACCAAAAGTGAAGACCCGTCCATCATCAACTACTACCAGGACTATGCCAGGACACAGGCCAAAAGAATGATGCAGTTCGAAGTTCTGAAAAGAACCGTCGAAAAGCTCACACCCGAAGAAAAAGCGGCCGTACTGCCACCAGCGCTTCCCGCCGACAAATGCGCACACATTCTTGGCTTGATCATCAAAGTCACACCCATGAGCGGGACCCATCTGATTCAGGTCTCTGTCTCAAGCCCTAAAAGGAAAGGCCTTGCCACCCTCTTGAATACATTCATGGAGGTCTTTCTTGAAAAAGTCCGCACCAACACGGAAATGCAGGATAACGAACGCCTGACGTTTCTTCGCAACAAACAGCAAGGACTGACAGCAGAAATAACCAACATCGAGGAACAGCTAAGCCAGCTTACCGGCGATATCTATACCGCTTCCTTTTCAGAAGATTACAACCTTGCAAGCAAAAAAACCGAGGAACTGCAAAAGCTCTATGTCCGCACGTTCGAAGAACGGGTTATTGCCGAAAACAATTTCAACACAACCCTGAAAGCAAACGAACTGCTCGAGTCGCTTTCTCTCGATCCCATGGTCGAAGAGCTTGTCATAAAAGATCAGTCCCTCGATTTCACCAGCTCCTGGACCTATCAGCAACTCCAGCAGATGAGAAGTTCAACCGATGGATTGACTAAAAACAACCCCGACCGCATTTACGTCGAACAACGTATGGAAGGAATGCAGAGTTATGAAAAAAAACTTGAAGATGAAATCCGCGACAATGCTCGAACAATTCTTTACGGCAAGAGAGACTATGATCTTCAAAAAGATCTGATACTCGCGGAAAATCGTTTTGAAAAAGCATCGAACGCTGAAACCGAAGTACTCGAAAAGCTAAAACAAAACCAGGAAGAAGGCGTCCGTATCTCGGTTGGGATGCATCTCGGCCAAGCTCTGGACTCCCGGCTCGAGCATAAACGTGCACTGCTCAACCGTATCGATACAAGAATACATGAACTCGAGGTCGAAGGCAAAGCTCCCTTGCGCATCTCTATCGAGTCACAGGCACGTGAACCCGATAGCGCAGCCGATTCAAACGTCAAAAAGCTCATGCTGATCTTTTTCGTTCTCTCATTTGGCAGCACCGGCGGCCTGTTTCTGGCATATGACTTTTTTGACAATCGCATACGACGCCCTGAAGAAATCCAGCACGGTCTGGGCCATCCGCCGGCTGCTGTCATTCCGGATGCCGGAAAAGCACTGCTCTCCCAGGAGATCGAGTCAAATCCTGTTACAGCAGGAGCCCTGCGCAGTCTTGCTGTACGACTGAAACACGAACAAGAAAAACATGGAGCCGGAATCATTCTGTTTACCGGTATCGAAAAAGGCGTCGGGAGCAGCTCGATCGCGTTCAACACAACACGTGCCCTTGGCACCCTTGTGCCGAAAGTTCTTTTCATCGATGCGGATACCTCGAACCGGTCGACGGAACTTGTACCTGAAATACCTGCCGATGCACCCGGACTTCTTGACATACTCTCTTCATCGATACCATGGAAAACAACAATACGCACACGAATGGAAAACAACATGGATATCATGCCGACAGGAAACGCAACAGGGGGAAGCATTCCACAACAAAAACTGGCAAATGTCCTTAAAGAGATCCGCAAAGAATACGATATCATCTGTATCGATTCAGCCCCCCTCATGGAAAGTGACCTGACAGAAAACCTCGTGACTCACACCGACATAACCACCTTGATCGCGCTCGGTGACAGCACGCTTTTCCGGGATCTGAGAACCGCCGCTGAACTTTTGGTATACCTCAATGCTCCTGTAATCGCTCCCGTACTGAACTGGGGAGGCTACAAGCGGTCGTTCAGTATCGACAAACTGCTTGAAAAACGCCCTGAATTTCTCAACCGGGTAAATACTGAAAAGCTGGAAACCCTTCTCAGGGAACTACCATCAACAACAGAACTGCTGCAAAAAACAAAGGAAAGAGCAAGAAAGCTCTTGCAAAAAGCACAGGAAATGGCAAAAACACTACTGCAAAAAATACAGGCGAAAATAAAATGGGGGAGAAAAAAATGA
- a CDS encoding glycosyltransferase family 4 protein encodes MGEKKMSHLPVLFGYHASNLGNSHVPLSLCRHWHNSGRDVSLTVPSTDPALGYSWLKPAMSGLAKKVIYRLGYPAIPRRIAERFFLKTEKQSPYVYLWAGLSLEIFEEFERRGATIIIERINCHRHSAQRILQQASEHWNIPVTAAITSEAIEEENRKLDIADAVFCPSPMVRNSMLENNVDESKLLSTSYGWSPERFPSREKEPSNSLRPVFLFAGTICLRKGIPLLLEAWKRADLNAELLLCGSIAHEIQEHYPSLESIKNVRHVNYTRDIGQLYRKTDVFVFPSLEEGGPMVTYEAMAHGIPPLVTAMGGGAIVENTKNGTILPDMDIDAWAQAMTLMAENPDRRKEIGNLAQQRSKQFTWKQVAEQRARLLEEHCIGIWKTKEAL; translated from the coding sequence ATGGGGGAGAAAAAAATGAGCCACCTGCCCGTATTGTTCGGTTACCATGCCTCGAACCTCGGTAACAGTCACGTACCTCTTTCACTCTGCCGGCACTGGCACAACAGCGGCAGAGATGTCAGCCTTACCGTTCCCAGTACCGACCCGGCGCTCGGCTACTCCTGGCTCAAACCTGCCATGAGCGGTCTTGCCAAAAAAGTTATCTACCGGCTGGGCTATCCCGCAATCCCACGGCGGATTGCCGAGCGTTTTTTTCTGAAAACAGAGAAACAGTCCCCTTACGTTTATCTGTGGGCTGGTCTTTCTCTGGAAATATTCGAGGAATTCGAAAGACGTGGCGCAACCATCATCATCGAACGCATCAATTGCCACAGGCACAGCGCACAACGCATTCTCCAACAGGCTTCCGAGCACTGGAACATCCCTGTAACGGCGGCAATCACCAGCGAGGCCATAGAAGAAGAGAACCGCAAACTCGACATTGCAGACGCCGTGTTCTGCCCTAGCCCGATGGTCCGTAACTCCATGCTCGAGAACAACGTCGATGAAAGCAAACTGCTTTCCACCAGCTATGGATGGTCTCCTGAACGGTTCCCGTCCAGGGAAAAAGAACCATCGAATTCTCTGCGCCCGGTCTTTCTTTTTGCCGGTACCATCTGTCTTCGCAAGGGAATACCACTGCTTCTCGAAGCGTGGAAACGGGCAGACCTCAACGCAGAACTCCTGCTGTGTGGCTCGATAGCCCATGAAATACAGGAGCACTACCCTTCGCTCGAAAGCATCAAAAACGTACGTCACGTGAACTATACCAGGGATATCGGCCAGCTCTACAGAAAAACCGATGTATTTGTTTTTCCAAGCCTCGAGGAAGGCGGACCGATGGTCACTTATGAAGCCATGGCACATGGCATCCCTCCGCTTGTCACCGCCATGGGTGGAGGCGCAATTGTTGAAAACACCAAGAACGGCACAATCCTGCCGGATATGGACATCGACGCATGGGCCCAGGCAATGACACTCATGGCGGAAAACCCCGATAGGAGAAAAGAGATCGGAAATCTCGCACAGCAAAGATCGAAACAGTTCACCTGGAAACAGGTTGCCGAACAACGAGCCAGGCTTCTCGAAGAGCACTGCATCGGGATCTGGAAAACAAAAGAAGCACTATGA
- a CDS encoding serine O-acetyltransferase, which translates to MISATEADWDREKIIPGRYEPGKKMLSAIRLYQRLEKQGITSRTMKPFAVLSHRFWSAVCGADIPINTRIGGGLLIPHPNGIVIHPDATIGPNCLIFQQVTIGEGPKQGLPVIEGHVDIGAGAKILGGVHIGNHARIGANAVVIDDIPNHATAVGIPAQVKKVDETAK; encoded by the coding sequence ATGATATCAGCAACAGAAGCCGATTGGGACAGGGAAAAAATCATTCCCGGACGTTATGAACCCGGAAAAAAAATGCTCTCGGCGATTCGACTTTACCAGCGACTCGAGAAACAAGGCATCACATCCCGGACCATGAAACCTTTCGCTGTCCTGAGCCACAGGTTCTGGAGCGCGGTCTGCGGAGCGGACATCCCTATCAACACTCGTATAGGAGGAGGCCTTCTCATTCCCCATCCAAATGGCATCGTCATTCATCCCGATGCGACAATCGGACCAAACTGTCTGATTTTTCAACAGGTAACCATCGGTGAAGGACCAAAGCAAGGCTTACCTGTGATCGAAGGACATGTCGATATAGGAGCCGGAGCCAAAATCCTCGGCGGTGTTCACATCGGCAACCATGCTCGTATCGGAGCCAACGCTGTTGTTATTGACGACATCCCGAACCATGCGACGGCAGTCGGCATACCCGCACAGGTAAAAAAAGTAGATGAAACGGCAAAATAA
- a CDS encoding glycosyltransferase family 4 protein, with protein sequence MQNRKKQGKQLCIFYAAGPGDIVTTFSCWQEGRDDPHQVAVTYSSQFFDLCRTLGAKGVAVSSCPRTDRITTAQFIVENLPKGPASNGIAFHTQQIRYVRKIIKRALAVDADLLVMADSTGHLFSLVWFAPKTMRLAVSLHCTLWPRSRDKTARARLTSLLSRRLFANRAQAILCLSNDIRRQLLDMTRGNTVPIYPFIPFYRRKLFTTIQPPTEQRPFNLLYAGRMEIEKGVYDLLEIALMLDRAGIDDVTLHLCGDGSEEDSLRMTARSKGVEQLFHLHGYCHQQEMLEHINRSHAFIVPTRTSFEEGFNKVVAEAILAGRPVITSSVCPALDYVKEAVVEAVPDDPSSYFEAVKKLSSSKDLYREKQQGCKAVQEQFYDPDRSWGAALKKVIGSLPYG encoded by the coding sequence ATGCAGAACAGAAAAAAGCAAGGCAAACAACTCTGCATCTTTTACGCTGCCGGGCCGGGGGACATCGTCACGACTTTTTCCTGCTGGCAGGAAGGCAGAGACGATCCACACCAGGTAGCCGTCACCTATAGCAGCCAGTTTTTCGACCTTTGCCGAACGCTTGGGGCAAAAGGGGTTGCGGTATCGTCATGCCCGCGCACAGACCGTATCACGACAGCGCAGTTCATCGTCGAGAACCTCCCGAAAGGACCGGCAAGTAACGGTATTGCATTCCATACCCAACAGATACGCTATGTTCGAAAAATCATAAAGCGGGCCTTGGCTGTCGATGCCGACCTCCTTGTCATGGCTGACTCTACAGGGCACCTTTTCTCTCTTGTCTGGTTTGCTCCGAAAACAATGCGTCTCGCAGTTTCCCTGCACTGCACCCTCTGGCCCAGAAGCCGCGACAAAACGGCCAGAGCGAGGCTCACCTCGCTTCTCAGCCGCCGCCTTTTCGCCAACAGGGCGCAGGCCATACTCTGCCTTTCAAACGATATCCGGCGCCAGTTGCTCGATATGACCAGAGGGAACACCGTGCCCATCTACCCTTTCATCCCCTTTTACCGGCGCAAACTGTTCACAACCATACAACCGCCTACAGAGCAGCGACCATTCAACCTGCTCTATGCCGGACGGATGGAAATCGAAAAAGGAGTCTACGACCTTCTCGAGATCGCTCTGATGCTGGATCGTGCAGGAATAGACGACGTCACCTTGCACCTTTGCGGCGACGGTTCGGAGGAAGACTCGCTCAGAATGACTGCCAGGAGCAAAGGAGTCGAACAGCTTTTTCATCTGCACGGTTACTGCCATCAACAGGAAATGCTGGAGCACATCAACCGGAGTCATGCCTTCATCGTTCCAACCCGAACCTCATTCGAGGAGGGGTTCAACAAAGTCGTTGCCGAAGCCATCCTTGCCGGAAGACCGGTTATCACCTCGTCAGTCTGCCCTGCACTCGATTACGTGAAAGAAGCTGTCGTGGAAGCTGTTCCCGACGACCCGTCGTCATATTTCGAAGCTGTCAAGAAACTTTCTTCTTCAAAAGACCTTTACCGGGAAAAACAGCAGGGCTGCAAAGCCGTACAGGAGCAGTTCTACGATCCAGACCGTTCCTGGGGAGCCGCACTTAAAAAAGTTATAGGGAGCCTGCCTTATGGGTAA
- a CDS encoding glycosyltransferase, translating to MNQEHNNHHTAKEECPSIDCVIIGINSEKTLERCINSILSSDYPRALLHIFYADGGSTDRSIEIARTFTEVTVIELNLEFPTPGIGRNAGWKAGSAPFVQFLDSDTILDPEWLATGVEAMNDDREVGAVRGYRREMHPERSFFNWVGDLEWNVLPGECDSFGGDVMIRRDALESSGGYDEELVGGEDPELSWRIHEAGWKFLMLDALMTHHDLAMLKTAQYLRRSYRSGYGFAAVQSRIGATGSSFWKTEQRRIIIKGGGFLAGILAGIAIPAVQPNIAGITVAAFCLAGGTVLLLGPRLFKVDKFMKENRLNRNDAKKYAWHCSLVALPQFFGIVRFYTGRAFNKPLKNRRNKLQTRLSNPTS from the coding sequence ATGAACCAGGAACACAACAATCATCATACCGCCAAAGAGGAATGTCCCTCTATCGATTGCGTGATCATCGGGATCAACAGCGAAAAAACCCTTGAACGCTGTATTAATTCGATCCTTTCGAGTGACTATCCACGAGCACTGCTGCATATTTTCTATGCCGATGGAGGGTCGACCGACCGCAGTATCGAGATCGCCCGAACGTTCACGGAAGTAACGGTAATCGAGCTCAACCTGGAATTTCCCACCCCCGGCATAGGCAGAAACGCCGGGTGGAAAGCCGGGTCGGCACCCTTCGTACAGTTCCTTGATTCGGACACCATTCTCGACCCGGAGTGGCTCGCCACGGGTGTTGAAGCCATGAATGACGACCGGGAGGTTGGCGCAGTCAGAGGCTACCGGCGGGAAATGCACCCCGAACGATCTTTTTTCAACTGGGTAGGTGATCTCGAGTGGAACGTCCTTCCCGGTGAGTGCGACAGTTTCGGCGGTGATGTGATGATCCGTCGCGATGCCCTTGAGTCATCAGGGGGATACGATGAAGAACTTGTCGGGGGAGAAGACCCCGAACTGAGCTGGCGGATACACGAAGCCGGGTGGAAATTTCTCATGCTCGACGCCCTCATGACCCACCATGACCTGGCCATGCTGAAAACAGCACAGTACCTGCGCCGATCATATCGTTCAGGATATGGTTTTGCTGCGGTACAGAGCAGAATCGGAGCAACCGGAAGCAGCTTCTGGAAAACGGAACAACGGAGGATAATCATCAAAGGCGGCGGTTTTCTGGCCGGCATACTGGCCGGCATTGCCATACCTGCCGTTCAACCGAATATCGCCGGTATCACGGTAGCTGCATTTTGCCTGGCGGGGGGAACGGTTCTTCTCCTCGGCCCCCGACTATTCAAAGTCGACAAGTTCATGAAGGAAAACCGACTTAACCGCAATGATGCAAAAAAATATGCCTGGCACTGCTCGCTGGTTGCGCTCCCGCAATTCTTCGGCATCGTTCGGTTTTATACAGGACGTGCGTTCAACAAACCGCTGAAAAACAGGCGGAACAAGCTTCAGACAAGACTCTCAAACCCTACATCATGA
- a CDS encoding glycosyltransferase family 4 protein: MNQTPIGYLCSEYPAISHTFIYREIESIRKAGISVHTASIRKPSDLDVMTPDEQREADKTLMVLSRSPLAILKAHLHCLKKNFPGYLRMTASALKLFTTGPKSPIKALAYLAEAGILLEWAHHNNITHIHEHFANPTALVARLMKHYGGVSYSLSIHGPDIFYTVDSAMLPEKIRDASFIRCISHYCRSQVMRISDPSEWNRYHIVRCGVDPALYSPRPEPSNKTTQLLCVGRLVPAKGQHILLEACARLKAKGYTFHLTMVGDGPDRTSLENSTAESGLDGTVTFTGALGQDKVRTYYDKADIFILASFAEGVPVVLMEAMAKEIPVIATRITGIPELIDHEKDGLLAVPGDSHNLAEEIEKLLENPPLRRKLAEAGRQKVLEQYNQHSNNTGMVKLFQEENQRT; encoded by the coding sequence ATGAACCAGACACCGATAGGATACCTCTGCAGCGAATACCCCGCTATTTCCCATACTTTTATCTATCGGGAAATTGAATCGATTCGCAAAGCCGGAATAAGCGTTCACACAGCTTCGATCCGAAAACCCTCGGATCTCGATGTCATGACACCCGACGAACAGCGTGAAGCCGACAAAACCCTGATGGTTCTCTCCCGCTCACCGCTCGCCATACTCAAAGCCCATCTGCACTGCCTGAAAAAAAATTTCCCGGGATACCTCAGAATGACGGCTTCCGCACTCAAACTTTTCACCACAGGTCCCAAAAGTCCGATCAAGGCGCTTGCATACCTCGCCGAAGCCGGCATCCTTCTCGAATGGGCACACCACAACAACATCACGCACATTCACGAGCATTTCGCAAACCCCACAGCTCTTGTCGCGAGGCTCATGAAGCACTATGGAGGCGTTTCCTACAGCCTTTCGATACATGGCCCGGATATCTTCTATACAGTCGATTCGGCCATGCTTCCCGAAAAAATCAGGGATGCCTCATTTATCCGCTGCATAAGCCACTACTGCCGAAGCCAGGTCATGCGTATCAGCGACCCGTCGGAATGGAACCGGTACCACATTGTCCGCTGTGGAGTCGATCCGGCACTTTATTCGCCAAGGCCGGAACCAAGCAACAAAACAACGCAACTGCTTTGCGTAGGCAGACTGGTACCGGCAAAAGGACAGCATATTCTGCTCGAAGCATGTGCCCGACTGAAAGCGAAGGGGTACACCTTTCACCTGACCATGGTTGGTGACGGCCCCGACAGAACCTCTCTCGAAAACAGTACGGCAGAGAGCGGACTCGACGGAACGGTTACCTTCACCGGAGCTCTCGGTCAGGACAAGGTAAGAACCTATTATGACAAAGCAGATATTTTCATCCTGGCAAGCTTTGCCGAAGGGGTACCCGTCGTGCTGATGGAAGCCATGGCAAAGGAGATTCCCGTTATAGCAACACGCATAACGGGAATCCCTGAACTAATAGATCACGAAAAAGACGGTCTGCTGGCCGTCCCCGGTGACTCACACAACCTTGCAGAAGAGATCGAAAAACTGCTCGAAAACCCTCCGCTGAGACGGAAGCTTGCCGAAGCGGGCAGGCAGAAAGTGCTCGAGCAGTATAATCAGCATTCCAACAATACCGGTATGGTCAAACTTTTCCAGGAAGAAAACCAGAGAACATGA
- a CDS encoding glycosyltransferase family 2 protein → MSVVDTILQILIILLSLPAGYLLVTTIAAFLFRKENPEQNRFLNIGVLIPAHNEEEGIVRTIRSVQESDYPANRFEIYVIADNCTDLTAEHARNAGATVAERHDTSNRGKGQALDWFLHHHRNLYHNTDVITIIDADVTPDRNYLREISASLSLPETSVLQAYNGVSNPGAGWRPGLIDAAFNVFNHLRMAGSVVLSGTAVLKGNGMAFRTSVLEHYGWPCHSIVEDMEFSLRLLQDGIDVHYNPDAVIRSEMVTSGKHASSQRSRWEGGRFFLVKNMTGPLFSLFARSRDFRYLFALAELAIPPLSLLVILFALVTTASFLLLEGAWLFVPAFWWLILFMYVISGQIQRHAPITTWFVLAAAPLYILWKIPLYAAMLLRKKRNEWVRTSRENTDKQRET, encoded by the coding sequence ATGAGCGTTGTCGATACAATACTTCAAATCCTGATTATCCTGCTCAGCCTCCCTGCTGGCTATCTGCTTGTAACAACCATTGCAGCGTTTCTTTTCCGAAAGGAGAATCCTGAGCAGAACCGTTTCCTCAATATCGGGGTACTCATCCCCGCCCATAATGAAGAAGAGGGAATTGTACGCACCATTCGAAGCGTTCAGGAAAGCGACTATCCCGCAAACCGTTTCGAAATCTACGTTATAGCCGATAACTGTACCGATCTGACAGCAGAGCATGCCCGCAATGCAGGCGCAACGGTCGCTGAACGCCATGATACGTCAAACAGGGGAAAAGGTCAGGCGCTGGACTGGTTCCTCCACCATCACCGCAACCTCTACCATAACACGGACGTCATCACCATTATCGATGCCGATGTCACTCCGGACAGAAACTATCTGCGCGAGATAAGCGCCTCGCTCAGCCTGCCGGAGACCAGCGTTCTGCAGGCATACAACGGGGTCAGCAATCCGGGCGCAGGCTGGCGACCAGGTCTCATCGATGCCGCGTTCAATGTCTTCAACCATTTGCGCATGGCCGGCTCGGTCGTGCTTTCAGGAACAGCCGTCCTGAAAGGAAACGGCATGGCGTTCCGGACAAGTGTTCTCGAACACTACGGCTGGCCCTGCCACTCCATTGTAGAAGATATGGAGTTCAGCTTGCGCCTTTTACAGGACGGTATCGATGTCCATTACAATCCGGATGCTGTAATACGCAGCGAGATGGTCACCTCGGGCAAACACGCCTCAAGCCAGCGAAGCAGATGGGAAGGAGGCCGTTTCTTCCTGGTAAAAAACATGACCGGGCCGTTGTTTTCTCTTTTTGCCCGTTCACGCGATTTCCGATACCTCTTCGCTTTAGCGGAACTTGCAATCCCTCCGCTTTCACTGCTCGTGATACTTTTCGCATTGGTAACAACAGCATCGTTCCTGCTCCTCGAAGGCGCCTGGCTCTTTGTCCCGGCCTTTTGGTGGCTGATTCTGTTCATGTATGTCATCTCAGGCCAGATACAACGGCACGCCCCCATAACCACCTGGTTCGTGCTTGCTGCCGCACCGCTCTACATTTTATGGAAAATACCGCTGTACGCAGCCATGCTGCTTCGAAAAAAAAGGAATGAATGGGTACGAACTTCCCGGGAAAACACCGATAAACAACGGGAAACCTGA